The genomic window GTCAACACGCCGATCATGACACGGCGGAAGGTGCAATATTCTCAGGAAGTATTGGATCAGTGCATCCAGCCCCGAGATCTTGCAGAGGCTATGCGCTTTGTGGCGTTGATGCCCCAGCGGACTTCGATTCCAGAAATGACGATCTACCCGACCGTGATCAGAACGCGTACGCCGGCGGAAGTCGGTCTTCCCGATTAGTCTTGAGAATGGGCCGCGCTCAGTAGGCCAATGATGTAGCAATTGTCATTTCCGGCGGTAGGTTAATCAGTGGGTTTGGTCTAGGAACGCTGCAAATGCTCAGTGGTCATAGTGCATCAATTCGTTTGGAAACTGCCGCCAACCTGTTGATATTGCTGACGTACAATTCTGTGCGTTTTTCCAAACGCGCGCTGAAATCGTTGAATAATCAAGCAGGTTTTGATTCCGCCATTCCCATCTCCGGCCGGTCCCCTCAGCCAAGACTGAAAGCATTGAGCTTGTTACGTAAAGACCAACGCATCGGGGCAGAGTTTCGAGCGCATTTGGAAGCCGCTACGGATGCTCCTCTTTCCGAGCGGAACTAGTGTTGTTGATTTCGATCTTGGTCAGGTTGCCTTGCCACGCTCACGTTCGATGTCTCAGCGAGCGCCGTTCTCGTTGCCAGAGGCCGCAATGAAATCGCAACGAATTGGGTGAAACGACCGTGAACAAAACGGGACGGAGAGGATCGCCACAACAAGAAAGATCAATAACTTAGAAGATGCTCACTGCGTTCGGGGCGCAGAGCATCCCTCAGTCGGATAGCAACTTGGACCGAACGTCCGTATCGGTGGTTGCGCCTCCGCGATTGAAGCCGCGATCGCAGCTAGGCTGGCTCCCAAGGAAACGGTCCGCCCAATCCTGCGATCGCGGCACCGAATATCGCGCTCGCTTTCGATCTTCCACGACAGAAATCGCTTTCGCACGACTGGTAGCGCAAGGTCTTTCAACATTCCGCGGTACAAGCGTAAAGCTCGCTGGCCCCAAGGCTCACGAACCGCCTATGCGTAAGATTGGATGAGATATCGCAGGTTTGGTTGGTGTGGGGAAAAGCGGTAGCGCTCCCCCGCTACCAATCTTGGGATTTTGTACGCCAAACTACGATTTTGCGCTCCTGATGCTAGCTGATCGAGTGCAGGGCCGGAATTATGTCAGGGAGAGATTTGCCAGCCCGTGATTGAGCTTCACCGAACTCACTCCGCGCCCAAAGCGCCGTGCTGCTAGGTGCTCGAGCTCGCTAAGAAGGGAGATCGCCAAGCATATCCTGCCTGAACCGGGGCTTGTGAAATCCGGTGACCTTCAGCTCTTCGTGCCAGAACCTCTTAGCGCATTCCAAGCCGCCTGATTGGCCTGATCGAAGGCTTTGCGAGACTCGGCGAGCGCTCCGCTCAGCACCGTCCATGACTCGCTGCCGGCCTGCTTCAGCTTCTGCAGACGCGCTTCCGCCTCCGACGCACCGGACTTCATTTGCTTGAGCGCGGCGTCGAAGTCTCCGGTATGTGCCGCGGCGACCTTGCCGGCAGCCTCACGGAACTTGTCGGCGGCCTCGCGCCAGGCCTTTGCCTGCGCGGCGGCGATGTCCTTGAAGGTGGCCTGCTGCTGCTCGAGCTGCTTGCCGGCGCCCTCGAAGTAGACCTTCATCTGCGCCTCGAATGCGTTCCACTGCTTCTCGAGCTCTGTCTTGCCCCTTGCCCAGGCCGCTTCGCCGGCTTCGGCTTGTGCCTTGAGCTGCACCTGGAATTCGTCGCGGCGCTTCTTCAGCTCGGCGATGATCTGCTCCGACTTGACCTTGGAGTCGGCCTTGGCCTCGCCCGCCTTGACCTCGAACGAGGCGAGCGCGGCATCCATCTCGTCGATGCGCTCCTTGGCCCAATTCAGGTAGAAATGCATGCTGCTCTGCTCTGACATGACCGTCTCCATTGACTGTTCGAATTGCATGATCCCCGAGCTTGGCTTTGCCCGTGTTGACTTGGGTCAACTGCTTCGCGGCTGATGCGATGTCCCTCAGGCCGCGAGATAGGGAAAATGCCTTGCCCTTTCAGCTCCGGTCCTTGGCCGCGTCCGCGACGGCCTGAAACACATTGCTGCATAGAACTCGCTCGGAGCCACCACCACGGTATCGCGCGGCAGGACATCCGCATTGTAGCTGGCCTCGCACAGGCGCAGGGCATTGAGCAGGCCGTTATCTTCCGCAACGTTGAGCTGGAAGGTCCCGGTCTGGTTGAAGCGGCTGGTTGCCTTGAGAGAAGACATGATCGATTGCTCCGTGAAGTGAACGGGCTAGGCTGCCGTCCAGCCCCCATCCATCGAGAGGTTGGCGCCGGTGATCTGAGCGGCGTCGTCGCTGCACAGGAACAGCGCGAGCGAAGCAACCTGCTCGACGGTGACGAACTCCTTGGTCGGCTGCGCGGCGAGCAGGACGTCGCTGATCACCTCGTCTCGCCGCATGCGGCGGGCCGCCATCGTGTTCGGAATCTGCTTCTCGACCAGCGGCGTCCAGACGTAGCCGGGACTGATGCAATTGCAGGTGATCTTCGAGCGGGCGAGTTCCAGCGCCACAGTCTTGGTGAGGCCCGCGATGCCGTGCTTGGCCGCGACATAGGCCGACTTGAAGGGCGAGGCGACAAGTGAATGCGCCGAAGCTGTAGTGATGATGCGCCCCCAACCACGCTTCTTCATGCCGGGCACGACCGCGCGGATGGCATGAAACGCGGCGGACAGGTTGATCGCGATGATCGCATCCCATTTCTCGGCGAGGAATTCCTCGACCGGCGCAACGTGCTGGATGCCGGCATTGTTGACCAGGATGTCAACGCTGCCGAATGTCGCTTCGCCGAGAGCGATGAGCTCGGCGACCTCGTTCGGCTTTGTCATGTCCGCGGGCGAGTAGATCGCCCGAACCGCAAAAGCGCGCTCGATCGCAGTACGTTCATTCTCGATGTCGGCGGGCGCGCCCATGCCATTCATCACGACATTGGCGCCCGCCTTGGCGAAGGCCTGCGCGCAGGCGAGGCCAATGCCGCTGGTTGAGCCGGTGACGACAGCCGTCTTACCGTTCAGAATTCCCATGTCGTACACTTTCCTTGTAAAATACCAATCAGAACCGAGCTGCGCGGCGCGCATTTTGACTTAGAAGACCAGAGCTCTCTCGCCGGTTCGTATCGAGCCGCGAGCCGGCTGGTGCAGATAGTCGTGCACCACCGTCCCGAGACCGAGCGTAAGATCGGCGCGGATGTGGACGGCTGAGACGATCTCCAGGACCGGCAGTTCGGCGACCGGCGCCAAGGCGTGTGGCGTCAGGGCCAGGGCCGCCGGTCCGGTCCATGCACCTTTCAGCACGATGTCCTCGAGATGATATTGAACGAGCTCGCAGATGCGTGGGCTGCCGTCGACGTGCGGGATGATCTTGAGCAGGAAGTTCGGCTCGATAAGCGTGGCCTTGACCTTCGCCAGATCGGCCTCGCGGTGCTTGTAGCCCATCGTCCCCGTGGCGACGCGCACGGGGCCGTAATCCAGCGTGCCGATCAGCGTATCGACCTCGGTTCGCAAGGTCGGTTGCGCAAGCTTCTTCGGAAAGCCCCAGAGCTCGCGTCCGCCCGCGATAGGTCCTTCGTCGTTGAGGAACATGCAATGGGTGTAACCGCCCTTGCGTCCACGGAAGGAGACGGGGATGACCTGGCCGCTTTCCGTGTAGTCACCAAAGCCGTTGGAATCGGGCATGCGGATGAACTCGTATTTGACGAGAGCTTCTCGCTCGTCGACCTCGAGCGGACCCGGAACCAGCGTCCGGAGCTTTGTCGGATCGGTCCGATAGGTGATGATCAGGTATTCGCGATCGACGAACCGGTATGGCCCGGGCGGATAGGCCGGGTTGGTCAGGGGCATGGCGAAGGCCCGTTGTTTCACATCAGTCTCGCGCATTTGCGATATCTCCAGGCGATGAGGTTCGGTTACTCGCGGCCGTCGTGTTCGAGATCGAAGGTGAAGACTCC from Bradyrhizobium zhanjiangense includes these protein-coding regions:
- a CDS encoding 3-hydroxybutyrate dehydrogenase, whose protein sequence is MGILNGKTAVVTGSTSGIGLACAQAFAKAGANVVMNGMGAPADIENERTAIERAFAVRAIYSPADMTKPNEVAELIALGEATFGSVDILVNNAGIQHVAPVEEFLAEKWDAIIAINLSAAFHAIRAVVPGMKKRGWGRIITTASAHSLVASPFKSAYVAAKHGIAGLTKTVALELARSKITCNCISPGYVWTPLVEKQIPNTMAARRMRRDEVISDVLLAAQPTKEFVTVEQVASLALFLCSDDAAQITGANLSMDGGWTAA
- a CDS encoding acetoacetate decarboxylase, which translates into the protein MRETDVKQRAFAMPLTNPAYPPGPYRFVDREYLIITYRTDPTKLRTLVPGPLEVDEREALVKYEFIRMPDSNGFGDYTESGQVIPVSFRGRKGGYTHCMFLNDEGPIAGGRELWGFPKKLAQPTLRTEVDTLIGTLDYGPVRVATGTMGYKHREADLAKVKATLIEPNFLLKIIPHVDGSPRICELVQYHLEDIVLKGAWTGPAALALTPHALAPVAELPVLEIVSAVHIRADLTLGLGTVVHDYLHQPARGSIRTGERALVF